DNA from Rhinoderma darwinii isolate aRhiDar2 chromosome 6, aRhiDar2.hap1, whole genome shotgun sequence:
GCCGAAATACACGTTCAATGAAACGCCGTTTGTACAGGGCAcgctcccgggctgaaaatgttcAGACATCaggtaaataaaaattaaaatttttttttttttttttttgtaaaaatgaccaaaTAAATAGTTTATTTGACAAGAGTGCTGGATATGTCGCTCCTCCATGTTCATTACTTTATCATTATGACGCACAAACGCCGAATTCCTGTCTATTTTTTATATAAACGTAAATATCTTAAAAATAAACAGATGACCACAactctgggttcacacagagttaatTTCGtgtggaaaccgctccgcaaaaaatgggacatgccttatcttcaCGCCATTACGCCTTTGACTTCccaatgacatcaatgggaggcagagaaagcgtattttatattttatgcccgcggcgctcaatggcctttaggccgggttcacagtgagttttttgcaggtggaaaatctgcctcaaaattccgtttggaagtttgaggcaggttttcctctgcctgcacgccgattttcgctgcgtttttcgcccgcggccattgagcgccacgggcataaaacgcagcgaaagacgctttctcttcctcccattgatgtcaatggaaggtcagaggcgtaatcgagCGAAGATAGGGCAGGtcccttctttttaccgcgagccggttttaccgctcgcgggagaaaaccgcccccgcctcccattgaaatctatgggtggCATTTTCGGCCCTTTTTTggagagttttgcggagcggtttccacgccaaaaaactgagtgtgaacccagccttaattcaTTTTATTCTGATCATTATTTTGTTATATTATTGTCATATAATTTAAGGGGTATTTCAGGATTCAGCATTGATAGTCCATCAATATGTggtttgtgggggtccgaccccTTGGAATGCCACTGATCAGCAGTATACAGCACCATCGCCCCTTCACTGCAGTGTCTAACACAGCCTTGTCCATGTGCGTGCGGACGtgtctggtgctgcagctcatccccatccaAGTGAACAGCACCAGACTCGGCCGCATGGATGAGTGTTGCTATGTCAGTACATCGGTATGGTGATCACTGACATACAACAGCCGCCTCACCCTATAAAGGGCACTGCCTATGAAGAGAACATTCACATATATCAGTAATGGTGCAGCAGAAAGCCACGAAAACTGCGCAGGTGTAAACAATCCCATATTAGTGACTTTGGTCAAGTTGTTAATTGAaattagggccggttcacatgagcgttgctttccgttgagggttagcgtcggaggtttccgtcgggtgaactcctcaacggaaagtcaacgctgatgtgaaccggcccttacatGGAAGTTGCGTCATGTGACTGGATGCAAGAAAAGATGGCTATAGATATTACACTTCTGTCTGCTTCTTGTCAATTTCAGAGGGATTCTCTGATTTTGACTTGCCCCACCTGCCATAGCTGATCACTGTCTGTCTTACCCCTGTCTAAGTAAAATACATATATAGTTGGGCCAGATGGGGATGTTAATGGAGGTGTCGGGACTGTCAAAAGAATACAAGCCGCTGCACTTTGGTTTTTATGAAGTTTACTTTGCATATTCAGTTTTGTGTTTATTTCCGCAGGTGACACAGGACAAAAAAAATCTTGACTGGATCAGATGGTCCAATGATGTTGTCGTCGACCTGCTCACAAAGGTActgtcactttaagggtatgttcacactacagcgtccgtgcaggagaaaacagccccgtcatttcagccgtaacggcctgtgcaggcgcttgaacgttgcgtccattacagacgtaattggcgctgcttttcattggagtcaatgaataacggctccaattacgccccaagaagtggcaggtcacttctttgacgcgggcgtctatttacgcgccgtcatttgacagcggcgcgtaaatatacgcctcgtgtgaacagacaaacgtcagcccattgctttcaatgggcagatgtttgtcaacgcattcaagccgtaatttcggacgtaattccaggcgtaaaacacccgaattacgtccgtaatttggccgtgtgaacctaccctaacaCTGAGCATGTTAAAGGGTTTATTACCTAACCACAGGACAGGAGattaatgtatgatcgctggaagCACTACCCGTCACTAAAACGGGGTGTCCCTAGCCCCCCATTCCTCCTACCTGCGCAACCGCAGGatgagtttgaatggagcggcagtcacgCATGGGGGTCATCTATGGGGCTGACAGAAACAGCTCAGCAATGTACTCGGCTATATCCGTCAGccctatagacattgaatggagcatcaTAGCGCATAACCACTGCTCCATTCTtcacattaaagggtaactaaacttttaaaacacttttgacatatcagaagttttgaccagtgggggtccgagccctgagacccccacggatcgctaaaacaaagcagcagaagtgctcaggtaagTGCCgttctgcttagtttctgatcggcttttctcggaaagccgaggaaTCGGGTATAGGCTCAAAGACTTTCTGtcaagcccgtacaccgctccgaggacaGCTGATCTGAATCTAAGCAGCAcaacgctcacccgagcgctaagTTAATTGTGCTTCCCTTTTATTTACTGTATTGTGTATCTagcctgtcctgtgtaaactgaACACATCTATGATCTCTACCTTCATTACATAGAAGACGGGATACATGTGCTTATTACTCTTACGTACATGTCTATCTTTAACCTTCATTCTTTATCAAATGTCTCTCCTCACACAGGCTGGTGTCCCTGCTGAATCAGACACTTCTTAGCTGCAAAGAAGAAGAGAAACAACTAGAAGAGCAGCTTAGGCAGTGGCGGAAACTTCTAGACAACCGGTATGTCTAAAGGCGAATTCAGACGACCCTAGTATacgtccatgtgatggccgttaaaacaaaccGCCACGCTGACGcttgtatttcaatggggtcgttccCACGGCGTTTGTTTCAATAGACCATGTGaatggtccgttgaaaaatagaacatgtcctattttcttccgttttcacggatctctcaATAGACTcgcgtctatggggatccgtgaaaacgggacccgcatgtTGCaactcggccgtgaaaaacggctgtttttcacgtccgagtttgcactagATCGTTTTAATCCGGCCTTAAAgtggtgtttttttaaattctgagGTTATATAGACAACTGGTGCCAGATGAGCGGGAACCAACCATCATTTCAGATCATACCAACCACTGGCAGCCGACACTTCGCTCAGCTATAACACCTGATGGCCTGGGGTCTTAAGACCTGAACTTGTGGCAATCAGCTGATTTCCTGGGGCCTTCTGAAAAGGGGTTGTCATGTTGAGACGACCCCTCTAAAAATGTCCATGCAGTGGCACTCACaatattgttttattttccttttaataGGGATCCTGAAAACTGTGAGCCCTTGAAGCAGGATGATGTGGCAAATGAGCCTCCGAGTAAGTAGGAAACCTGTTGTCAAAAATTTGAGTCACGTCCCTGTTCTTAAGACTATCAAGACAATAGGGTTAAATATCTCTGGGGTTTATTACTGTAATACAGAGATTGACATTTGACAGTAAGAAAAAATGAAAGCAGCAGGGTACCATTCCCCTTCCCGGTAGACCATTTAATTTCAGCAGAACTTCACAACATTGCACGGAGAAGATTGGACGCCCTCACAATAGGATCCGTCTCACAGACAGACATTATAATATGTATTCAGATTAGAACAAGTTAATGTATGCTAATTCCCAGCTCGGTGATGAGTTCTCTCCTCCCTCATCGCCGGGTTTGCGAGCAGAAGAAGCGATATTCTACTTTCTATTTATAGAGCCGTTTGTCTGGAGAATGAGATGCTTTAATCAAAATGAATGTCCTAATTTCATGCCTTAGCATAATTCATTTTTTAATACAGTTTATTCCAACTCGTATTGTTTTCCCTCTGTTTATATAATAGCAGCCGGGGTTTCTCTCTGAAATctcaaattattttttccaagtgGTTTAACATTTCTCTCTCAACACATCTGCCTGGTACTAGAATGCCTCAGTGCAGTAAAGGGCGGGTATGGCCATGTATATCATGAACACAGACTAAgttggtgtttactagaaacatatCTTCATCCACGGTGCCCTTACtttcttaaagtgtacctccaatggTCCAATTCCAGTTAGGGAATTACTAGCTGTTCTTTGTGTCTGTAGGAGGGAACTTGCTAGCTAATAAAGTCCTCTGATCATAGCATCCTCTGCATTGATTTAAAGgttatttacccccccccccccccaggtatcagtggttacctggagtttaaaaaaagttacaagctGCAATCTTCGTTCATTCATTTTCAGGCCCACTGATCTGCAGTTTGCAACCCAGCTCCTAGTTTGACTCTTCTCATGTGGTCGTGTcactcccagtaatacatgctggatgtgagttcTGTGTATCCAGTATTCTGCCTGCACTAGCTGTCATGTATGGGCACAGCTTCATCCCTGTACTGCTTCCACTTCTACAGTCCATGAGGGATCTCTTCTCCCTTGTGCTGACAGACACTGATGCTGAGGATTGtgtgatttccccccccccctcccttcccctGCAGAATCTCCCATGACATTTaagaatacattttttaaaacataaCAACCTATTTCTATATGAAAGTACATTACTGCCTGTGCATCTAAAATGCACACCTAACGGAGATTATTACTAGATCGCCCTGAAAGCCGTTATTAGACCCAAGGCTGTCAAAATGTCCCCGTCAGAGCCCCCTCCCTTTGCCTGCACCATGATCAGTACTGATTGTGGGGCATCAGGGGTTAAACGTCCAGGACCTTTTCTCTGATCCCGGGTCGTTTAGTGAAGGAATGTGTCTTGTCAATCACAGCCAAACCCCTGCTGATAATCGTGCGGACATAGATGATGTACATGTACGACATACTGCGGGAACTACATCccgctgatgatgtacatgtaggtCATTTTGCTTTAAGGGCTAAAGCAAGCAGTCTATGTGAGAGGAATGGGGTGGCAAGGGTAATGTGAGCTAGCAATCTTTTAGACAGAGTGACCAGGACCAGACGGCAGATCTACTGTATCTGTAACATGACAAGCAATAACCACTTCATGTTAGTGGATTAGGAAGGACTGCAGCACAAATAGATGAGCTTGTTATAAATTCTACTACCTGAACGGTCTTGTGTATTGGCACGTGCCACACGACTGCTGTTGCTTTACTTAGTGGGAGTTGGTAGCAATGGCTCTTGTTGGAGCTTCTAATAGCGTTACTATGTTGTAAATGTGTGGGCAGGGATCCACAATGTTAATTTCTCAGCTGCTGGAATAAGTAGGTGTAGGAGGATGTGACGATTGACGTGTGTTGTTACTGTctagtatttttcaattgcaagaCGCTTACCCTTCATTTACCTGTTCCTAAAAGCCGTATTTTATAATGCAAATACAACGTACAGTTGAAAACTTACCCCAGAAAACGTCACGGAAGAGTGAACAAATCAAAAGTTACCTGTGTGGTACATCTCTAAAATTCAGGTGCCTTGGTGCACATCTTTCCTAGTGTTTCAGTCATCTTATTACACAAGTGGAACGAGAGATGGGCCACACAGGATTTCAAGAAAAGCAGGGTAGGTAAGCACCACGGTCCATAATCCAGCAGGGACCAAAAAATGGCCACTAGATGTTGAAGACTCTTTGACAACGTGGTTTGGGACCGTGCAAGTCTCTTCATCATGATCTATATCCACCTGATGTAGAGGCTGGTTTAACCCCAAAAGTATTTTCAACTGCTAAAAGTTAGTCCTTCTTGGATTGTCCTCAGCGCATCTTACCTATCCCACTTTTCTTGAGGTCACGGTGGTCCATTACTCCTTCCATTGCACTTTTGGGACCACATTGGTCATTGCCAATGGAGGGTACAGCTGCAGCATTATGTTTGTGAATGCTTATACTAGTTTTGTGCTTGTAGGTGAAAAACcaaggggatatatatatatatttatttatttttttttgactgGTGTCAACAACCTGTGATATGGTTCTGACCCAGTGCAAATTTCAGTAATGCTAGGACATACCTGGTGACGTTGGTAGAGCAAGTGTCATGATTcttgccataatttttttttttcagtgtatgtTTCTTTTCTCCTTTGATAGAGATCCAGCCATCACCGGAGGATCTGGAAGAGGTGGCATTGCTGAACAAAGCTCTGGAGAAAGCCTTAAGAGTGAGAGGAACCAGCAGGACAGACTCGCCTGTTAATAAAGCTCTGCCTTGTCCATCTTCTTGCCCAGTGACAAAAGAAAAACCCATTAAAGCTTTAAATAAACTTACACAGAAAGGAACAAAGCTAGCAATTTACCAGCTGAACCCTCCGTACAAAACTATCCTGGACCGGAGGAAAGTCCCAAGACCTGTGCATGGAGCGTCAGGCAATAAGTCTACAGGTTTAACATCTTTAGCACCACCAGCTCTTAAAAAAATGAACAGTAGTGAAGGCGGCGGGCAGCTGGAGGCCAAGGCAAGCACCATCCGACCGTGCAGTGCATTGTCAAAACCAGTCTTCCCACCTCCTACGCTTTCATATCCGATATCACAACCTCAAAAACCTTCTACTTTGAAAGAAAAAAGGtgagatatgtgtgtgtgtgtgtgtgtgtatatataatatttccgttttttaaaacgatacgaccagcagatgaatgagccccGTTCacctgctgattgctgccctgtttacacagggcaattatctgcaacgagcgttctatgaacgatcgtttacCCGATAATTgcgcagtgtaaaaccccctttataccttgtcctgtttttttttttttgtttttttttttttgtttttttttttaatgaatgatCAACATCAATAAACAGGTGGACAATAAAGTCCATTGGTTGCTTCCATCTTGAGCTGGCTGTGAATACCAATGTCTTTCTCCGGTGCCTTTCTTCTTCCTCAGTTTGGCTGTAGTGAGCGGGAGGGCAGGCGGCAAGTAATGAAGTTGCATAAGTCTGTGTTCATTAGACCCTGCTGACATATTGGGGGAGTCTATCCGGGTGTAATGGGGGAAGTGGTAGTCTGAGGTCATGGCATCATGTGTTAATATTACCAATGTAAAATAACCATAGTTCCTGCACTTATCAAATCAAAGGGATGGGTTTGCTAATTTCTTCTTATTCAACCTCCACCCAGACATATTATTAAACACATCGTAACTACAAAcactgtgtaaggccccatgcacatgacagcaaaaaaacctccgaagggtgtcagtgccgtggaaatgttccgggaattatggaacatgtccgttctttcgcattttgcgggccgtgctcccatactttgtatgggagcacggcccgaaaatgcggctgtcagtcagcggccggccgtgcccgcaatcgcgggccgtgattgcgggcacggtcgtgtgcatggggcctaaaattatTGCTTATATCCAGTGAAAACATGTCTCCCTGCCCTACGATCATTGTTATTGCTAGAATCTCCGTATGTAAAGAGAAGACGCCGTTATGCGTTTTATTTGGCTATAGTCagaatttattgttatttttttttttgtccaatttTACATGTTATAATTTTAAAAGTCATCTTAGTAACGGATAAACTACTTTTTCACTCCCCACAGATCAACCCTGAAACTACCAGTAACCTATCAGCAGGCATACACGAAGAGCAACAAGTGAGATTAAATCCTATTAGTTCATTGGCCGCATTATTGATGTGCACTGTGAAACCCCATagttagggcctgtttacatctgtGTTTCTGTTGctttgtcagaggagcagaacaacaaaaataccaTTCCGTTGCATGACTTTTTAATGGGTCCCGTCGGGTTTCCGTCATGATGTTTTTCCGGAAACAATCCtgcagcatgctacgctattttTCCCGGCATATTGGACCAGCTATATGACGGAGACCACTAGcaaagcctccaatgcagatgtgaacaggcccttactgacATGATgttatattttctttctttttggtgTTGTTGAATATTTTATTTACTTGATGCATGCGATTTCTGTACAGTCTTGCTTTCCAGTTGAAAAAGGCTCAGGGCGCTCTATTAAAATGCTCTGAAGGAAATAGATCTTATACATAGTGTGACGAGATGAGTTAGTGCCCCATAGCCTCCAATATGACTTACAATGGTTTCTACTGTTCGGAAGAGCAGCCCTGAAGCACAAACTGCCGCCGTCATGTGAAGTCTTGTGCATAACACTGATTTACAGTTTTAATATTTGGCTGGAGATGCATTTCAAGGCCGTCCAGATTTTACATATAAACACAAAAACCACATAAACCCACGACACTATAGTAGCAGCGCTGTCGCTTCTTTCTACTAATTAGCGAGGGTAACATCggtcagacattgatggcatagccTAGCGGTATTCCATCAATGTCCATCCAACCACGAACAGACACGATGCATAGAAATGTTTTTGTTGTTATATTGTTGTTTTTAaactttgattttttttcatCTTCTGTAATAGCAGCAGTTTCAGTTCAGTTTATGAACAGCCCAGCCCTTATAGGATTTTTACGTATGACACATTCCACATATGTAGCGCTCATTTCACTTGTTAAATTCCCTTACATTGGAATGTATTAGAGTCTTTTATGTTCAGCGTAATAAGAAGCTCTGAGGAAATTGGGTTTGGCGATTCCATACTGAGATAACCATGCTGTTTTCCTGTGTTTTATAGATTATGGGAGAAGTTCTATGCAATTCAAGACCATCTTCCTGCTTCCAGACCCTCGTTTATACAGAAGCTGCAAACAACTGTATCCTCTTCCTGCTGGGTGACGTAAAAGCACTATCCAGTGGTCCTTAGAGAATAGACCATTGTAAAATGTACTGAGATTGTGCTAATAGATGTATATCACAGGCCCCATCCTGCAATCCCAGCTGCGAGACTTGCATGCTAAATGAAATCTGTGAAGCTGCCTGCAGGAATAGATGGGTTTCTTTTTTATCATGGAATGGGGCAACtagtggactttgtatctgtatcACATTATATTAATTTATTCTAATCTTTGCCAGCCTCTCCGCACCGCGTCTCCGCacaggtaagggcctgttcacatcagcgttcgctacaGTTATTGATTTCCGTTCATCTGCTCCGTCGGATGaacggaaagcatcgcttccaTTTGCAACATAATTGATTTctaaggaattttttatttttttttcagtttgcctccgttccactaggtttttgttttttttaatagcgtACTTGGCAGCACTATTGCTTCCATGAAAAAAACAGCGGAGTGGAGGCAAATAGGAACCATAATGATTATGATGATGATCACAGTTCAGCCTCCTGGCTCTCTACTTATCTCTTACCTTATATAAGTGAATACTGAGGGCAGGATAATCACACTGTCCTACCAAGCAGGTAGAGTTGGTCCTGGCACTATCTGCTCATGTGATGCCGTTCtgaggcatcatgggattgaaAGCATAGCGCAGGGGAAAATCTAAAATTCAAGATGGTGTCTGATCTGTTGCAGACATGAGGCCGGACTGTAGGGAAGGGAGTACAATATACAGAAGTGCAGAGCTGGATAGACAATCAGGTGGGGGGTGCAGTTTTGTTTCCGCTGGAGGTCCTATTTAAATGGGACTAAAACTAATAATACAGCGTTCTTCCTTCTTCTTTTCCCAAGGAGTCTGGCATTTCTCTTAGGTAATAATTTCAAAAGTATTGTATTTTAATGATCGATGTTGGAACTTGGGGCGCACTGTTGTTTTGCTTACTATGGGAAGTGTTTGCTAACATCATTGCTTGCAAATGGTACTGAAACTACATTTATAGACTATATGGGGACAGCTTTTGTGAGCCctcacatatactgtataaccttctagacctgttacttataatttgtatattttattattacaaGGAATTGTCCACCTAAAACATCTACCCCAGAAGTGAACTGAACAGGGTGTCCAAGTGTTGGCATGTCCACATTCCCCCTGCAAAAATATACTAGtccatctcaatgaattagaatatcatcaaaaagttaatttatttcagaaattcaattcaaaaa
Protein-coding regions in this window:
- the TEDC2 gene encoding tubulin epsilon and delta complex protein 2; the protein is MMLSSTCSQRLVSLLNQTLLSCKEEEKQLEEQLRQWRKLLDNRDPENCEPLKQDDVANEPPKIQPSPEDLEEVALLNKALEKALRVRGTSRTDSPVNKALPCPSSCPVTKEKPIKALNKLTQKGTKLAIYQLNPPYKTILDRRKVPRPVHGASGNKSTGLTSLAPPALKKMNSSEGGGQLEAKASTIRPCSALSKPVFPPPTLSYPISQPQKPSTLKEKRSTLKLPVTYQQAYTKSNKLWEKFYAIQDHLPASRPSFIQKLQTTFAPETPKLSLFEIEEESTRLLREVRSWQQNVDSVHNWQRSGPARWQNYRSLLLLEALQEEVAKFQSELQNLQLVAEEYRNWAENHSINASCSESVGCPSMYSRSPPVLIYNHPDELRELTRSRLRVVELQQKIHLHEVFGEELLAEAESWSQAAPTSCLLLRALYTQLCEGGNIFPVLVQDDS